The Spirochaeta isovalerica genome includes a window with the following:
- a CDS encoding aminotransferase class IV, with product MESSEHGRDRRRAVLYRGELSDPAIVSNALSPFFNYGLGFFETVLYDGGKLHLFDRHLDRMKNTCRDFSVKVDFSEITEEKILRYLESQNLTEHCSRVKILYAPVSDPARWDTVVSAAPYTRPVNDFVLSVHDEVRDTVLNRYKSLNYNFNLHWRDHYRQKDKSDEVLFLNRYGNILEGSYTNILLIKGDTLFYAGKNQNYLKGIMQNRILEAASKSDWRIAGLEKGIDLETLQSADEVMVCNSLLLIKKVGKILRDDEVWKWDTQSGPSRGDKLLELI from the coding sequence ATGGAAAGCAGTGAACATGGAAGAGATAGAAGAAGAGCGGTACTGTACAGGGGAGAGCTGAGCGATCCCGCCATTGTTTCCAATGCCCTTTCCCCTTTTTTTAATTACGGGTTGGGCTTTTTCGAAACGGTTCTTTATGACGGAGGAAAACTTCATCTTTTCGACAGACACCTCGATCGGATGAAAAACACTTGCAGGGACTTTTCCGTAAAGGTGGATTTCAGTGAGATTACAGAAGAAAAGATTCTCAGATACCTGGAGAGCCAAAATCTGACGGAGCACTGCTCACGGGTTAAAATTCTTTACGCCCCGGTCAGTGACCCCGCCCGATGGGATACGGTTGTCTCGGCAGCCCCCTACACCCGCCCCGTGAACGACTTTGTGCTTTCGGTCCATGACGAAGTTCGCGATACGGTATTAAACCGGTACAAATCACTGAATTACAACTTCAACCTCCATTGGAGAGATCATTACCGGCAAAAGGACAAGAGCGACGAAGTCCTTTTTCTGAATCGATACGGAAATATTCTGGAAGGGTCTTATACCAATATTCTGCTTATTAAGGGAGACACGCTTTTCTATGCAGGTAAAAATCAGAATTATCTGAAGGGAATCATGCAGAATAGAATTCTTGAAGCCGCTTCAAAATCGGACTGGCGAATCGCGGGGCTCGAAAAGGGGATCGATCTCGAAACACTGCAAAGCGCTGATGAGGTAATGGTATGCAATTCTCTGCTCCTGATAAAAAAAGTCGGGAAAATTCTTCGGGACGATGAAGTCTGGAAATGGGACACACAAAGCGGACCGTCCCGGGGAGACAAACTGCTGGAACTTATCTGA
- a CDS encoding anthranilate synthase component I family protein, translating into MAEYRETLIGRPSIEALFHITDTYRGISLFSSNCGDDREYTGINPLIILTEGELRQGRSCKAISDPMKELDRLVEYYSDLPDEAALLGYISYDFKDRLEEPGLYGKRSQGIFGDFYFAIFEHYILTDRSREKGKIISLTFPFVHDSLPLEKIPELLKYKIEHPGPEEAPAKELTHYKGTSLDKTDFENAVKKTIEYIRQGDIYQANITRTISGESEQSALETAMELYRSNRITYGVFASIPGGHVISTSPELFFRTGDGKISASPIKGTIARGRTPEEDVRNRDDLLQSEKNRAELAMIVDLLRNDLSKVCRPGTVDVPEFPLLMTLDNVFHLYADVIGEILPETGIGEILKKTFPGGSITGCPKIRACQIIDELEPVPRGIYTGSFGRIGFKGDAVFNIMIRSLFRSESRIMFNVGGGITLLSDPGEEYEETIHKGTHIWKAVNMEEIEEERYCTGES; encoded by the coding sequence ATGGCTGAATACAGAGAAACCCTTATCGGCCGCCCCTCCATTGAAGCGCTTTTCCATATAACGGATACCTACAGGGGAATTTCTCTTTTTTCCTCCAACTGCGGTGATGACCGGGAGTATACAGGAATCAATCCCCTTATCATTCTGACTGAAGGGGAACTTCGGCAGGGCCGTTCCTGCAAAGCGATTTCCGACCCGATGAAAGAACTGGACCGACTTGTCGAATACTATTCGGACCTGCCTGACGAAGCGGCGCTCCTCGGATACATATCCTATGATTTCAAGGACAGACTTGAGGAACCGGGGCTCTACGGGAAAAGAAGCCAGGGCATCTTCGGCGATTTCTACTTTGCCATCTTTGAACACTATATTCTCACAGACCGAAGCAGAGAGAAAGGAAAGATCATCTCTCTTACCTTCCCATTTGTCCATGATTCGCTTCCCTTGGAAAAGATCCCTGAATTGCTCAAGTATAAGATAGAGCACCCCGGTCCCGAAGAGGCTCCAGCGAAGGAGCTGACCCATTATAAAGGCACCTCACTCGATAAAACAGATTTTGAAAACGCCGTAAAAAAGACAATAGAATATATCAGACAGGGAGATATTTACCAGGCCAATATCACCCGGACCATCTCCGGAGAATCAGAGCAGAGCGCGCTTGAGACGGCAATGGAACTGTACAGGTCCAACAGAATCACATACGGCGTATTCGCATCGATACCCGGAGGTCATGTCATCAGCACCAGTCCGGAGCTGTTCTTCAGAACCGGAGACGGGAAAATATCAGCCTCGCCTATCAAAGGGACAATTGCCAGAGGGCGTACCCCGGAAGAAGATGTGCGAAACAGAGACGATTTGCTCCAGTCGGAAAAAAACAGGGCGGAACTGGCCATGATTGTCGATCTGCTCCGAAATGATTTATCGAAGGTCTGCAGGCCGGGAACCGTCGACGTTCCGGAATTTCCCCTGCTGATGACTCTCGACAACGTATTCCACCTGTATGCCGATGTAATCGGTGAAATCCTTCCGGAAACGGGAATCGGTGAAATCCTGAAGAAAACCTTTCCCGGAGGCTCAATTACAGGTTGTCCGAAAATACGGGCCTGCCAGATAATCGATGAGCTTGAGCCAGTCCCGCGGGGGATTTATACAGGCAGCTTCGGCCGTATCGGGTTTAAGGGCGATGCGGTTTTCAATATTATGATCCGTTCCCTGTTCCGCTCGGAATCCCGTATAATGTTCAATGTAGGCGGAGGGATAACGCTACTCTCCGATCCCGGGGAAGAGTATGAAGAGACCATACACAAAGGAACGCATATATGGAAAGCAGTGAACATGGAAGAGATAGAAGAAGAGCGGTACTGTACAGGGGAGAGCTGA
- a CDS encoding anthranilate synthase component II: MSKSILIMDNYDSFTENLRHLLLKVRPEYSFSVHRNNDRSVFDRQWDGFVISPGPKSPSETGILKEFFEKVVLPRKLPVLGVCLGMQFLAWFYGLAVSPADDARHGRTVEMSVKNTDIFKGLGRTLKAMRYNSLAIDATVREIEEKTDLIVTAVQSEGDMIMALKHNSLPFTAVQFHPESFLTEKAESMMENFFRDYIDG, translated from the coding sequence ATGTCAAAATCGATTTTAATAATGGACAACTACGACTCCTTTACCGAAAACCTGAGGCACCTGCTTTTGAAAGTCCGTCCGGAATACAGCTTTTCCGTTCACAGAAACAACGACAGATCAGTTTTCGATCGGCAGTGGGACGGATTCGTCATTTCCCCGGGCCCGAAAAGCCCTTCTGAAACAGGGATTCTCAAAGAGTTTTTCGAGAAGGTCGTCCTCCCCCGCAAACTGCCGGTTCTGGGAGTCTGCCTGGGGATGCAGTTTCTCGCCTGGTTCTACGGCCTTGCAGTCTCTCCCGCTGACGATGCGAGACACGGAAGGACTGTGGAAATGTCTGTGAAAAATACCGATATTTTCAAAGGTCTGGGCAGGACGCTCAAAGCCATGCGTTACAATTCGCTGGCCATAGACGCCACGGTCAGGGAAATCGAAGAGAAAACAGATTTGATAGTTACTGCTGTACAGAGCGAAGGAGATATGATAATGGCTCTTAAACATAACAGTCTCCCTTTTACCGCCGTTCAGTTTCATCCCGAAAGCTTTCTGACGGAAAAAGCCGAATCCATGATGGAAAATTTTTTCAGAGATTATATCGATGGCTGA
- a CDS encoding threonine synthase — protein MKFDYICSECGRVYDIKADLMVCPVCAEKQEADQPLAGVLEVRLTGKADSSFDLFELLPVEKEYFPPSPVGNTPLWEPENLRNRTGFPNLFIKDDGANPTSSFKDRASWLVSAFAKKNGIDNIVLASTGNAGSSMAGIGAAAGQRITIFLPETAPPAKIIQALQYGADVYKVAGNYDLAYDFSMAYSRKAGGMNRNTAYNPMTIEGKKTVSLELFKQMGKAPDYLFVSVGDGCIIGGIYKGFEDLKKLGIIDRIPVIFGVQAEGSDALYRADRDGRFTNLPTATVADSICVDVPRNGVYALNKVRSNKGRFIRVSDNQIIAAQADLSASAGLFTEPAGATAWAGFLQVAGELDKDASVVILATGNGLKDTATALKGIRMPEHSISSIDEI, from the coding sequence ATGAAATTCGATTATATCTGTAGCGAATGCGGCCGGGTCTACGATATAAAAGCGGACCTAATGGTTTGCCCTGTCTGCGCGGAGAAGCAGGAGGCCGATCAGCCTCTGGCCGGCGTTCTCGAAGTCAGGCTGACCGGAAAAGCCGACAGTTCATTTGACTTGTTCGAGCTGCTGCCTGTGGAGAAGGAGTATTTTCCTCCCTCTCCTGTAGGTAACACACCTCTCTGGGAACCGGAAAATCTGAGAAATCGCACCGGTTTTCCCAATCTGTTTATCAAAGATGACGGAGCGAATCCCACAAGCTCTTTTAAAGACAGGGCTTCATGGCTTGTTTCCGCCTTTGCGAAAAAGAACGGCATCGACAACATCGTTCTGGCTTCGACAGGTAATGCCGGGTCTTCCATGGCCGGTATAGGAGCTGCGGCCGGACAGCGTATAACCATTTTTCTGCCGGAAACAGCACCGCCTGCCAAAATTATCCAGGCCCTTCAGTACGGAGCGGACGTTTATAAAGTGGCAGGTAATTACGACCTGGCTTATGATTTTTCCATGGCCTATTCCAGAAAAGCCGGCGGCATGAACCGCAACACAGCCTACAATCCCATGACAATAGAAGGGAAGAAGACCGTATCCCTTGAGTTATTCAAACAGATGGGAAAGGCTCCTGATTATCTTTTCGTTTCAGTGGGAGACGGATGTATCATCGGGGGAATATACAAAGGTTTCGAGGATTTGAAAAAGCTCGGAATCATTGACAGAATTCCTGTGATCTTCGGCGTTCAGGCCGAAGGTAGCGATGCGCTGTACCGGGCCGACAGGGACGGTCGGTTTACCAATCTTCCCACAGCGACCGTAGCCGATTCGATATGCGTTGATGTACCCAGAAACGGTGTTTACGCATTGAACAAGGTCCGGAGCAACAAAGGCCGGTTTATCCGGGTCAGCGACAATCAGATCATAGCTGCGCAGGCGGATTTATCAGCGTCAGCGGGTCTTTTTACCGAACCGGCGGGAGCAACGGCCTGGGCGGGATTCCTGCAGGTCGCGGGAGAACTGGATAAGGATGCATCGGTTGTCATTCTGGCAACGGGCAACGGTCTGAAAGATACGGCAACGGCACTGAAAGGCATAAGAATGCCCGAACATTCCATCAGTTCAATAGATGAGATCTAG
- a CDS encoding pyridoxal-phosphate dependent enzyme, whose product MIDLTIDQKTLDSNIKYFREQGIVLPTYEMMKNPETVPQKIKDKLKNIGLWDVDHANLFRITWKNEPKKSGGLYGGVNHYVLPPELTGIKANIIVISGKYMPTGAHKVGATYGCLSPQLITGQFDPTKTKAVWPSTGNYCRGGAYISALMSCDSIAILPEEMSEERFNWLKKVAGEVIATPGCESNVKEIFDKCHELRNSGEDLKIFNQFDELGNPLWHYNVTGAAVDELLQKYVTGSKRFAGYISSSGSGGTMAAGYYLKRKYPKSKIAAAEALQCPTLLNNGFGGHRIEGIGDKHVPWVHDCKDTDFVIAVDDEKAMRLIRLFNEPVGRKSLKDQGVNPELVEALDFLGISGVANVLAAIKFAKYNELTNDDYVVTIATDSMELYGSRIKELEKERGVYSEGDAQRDIELLHGMTYDNTKELSYYDRKTIHNLKYYTWIEQQGSELTELNAQWYDHDNYWYKTFEQVDRIDELINDFNDKTGLLK is encoded by the coding sequence ATGATAGATTTGACAATTGATCAGAAAACACTGGATTCCAATATTAAGTACTTCCGAGAGCAGGGAATCGTTCTTCCCACCTATGAGATGATGAAGAATCCCGAAACAGTACCTCAGAAAATCAAAGACAAGCTGAAAAATATCGGCCTCTGGGATGTGGACCACGCCAACCTTTTCAGGATCACCTGGAAAAACGAACCGAAGAAAAGCGGAGGACTTTACGGTGGCGTCAACCACTATGTTCTTCCTCCGGAACTCACTGGCATCAAAGCCAACATAATTGTGATCTCCGGAAAATACATGCCTACAGGAGCTCATAAGGTAGGAGCTACCTACGGTTGTCTTTCTCCCCAGCTGATTACGGGTCAGTTCGATCCCACAAAAACAAAAGCCGTCTGGCCTTCCACCGGGAACTACTGCCGGGGCGGTGCCTATATCTCGGCTCTCATGTCCTGCGATTCCATCGCCATTCTCCCCGAGGAGATGTCTGAAGAGAGATTCAACTGGCTGAAAAAAGTAGCCGGAGAAGTCATAGCCACTCCCGGATGCGAGTCCAACGTAAAGGAAATCTTTGATAAATGCCATGAACTGAGAAACTCCGGAGAAGATCTGAAAATCTTCAACCAGTTCGACGAGCTGGGCAACCCTCTGTGGCACTACAACGTGACCGGTGCGGCTGTCGATGAGCTGCTTCAGAAATATGTGACCGGCAGCAAGAGATTCGCCGGATACATCAGCTCTTCAGGTTCGGGCGGAACAATGGCGGCGGGATATTACCTGAAGCGGAAATACCCCAAATCCAAAATCGCTGCTGCGGAAGCTCTCCAGTGCCCCACACTGCTCAATAACGGTTTCGGCGGCCACAGAATCGAAGGAATCGGCGACAAGCACGTTCCCTGGGTTCACGACTGCAAGGATACGGACTTCGTAATCGCCGTTGACGATGAGAAAGCCATGAGACTTATCCGTCTCTTCAATGAGCCTGTGGGAAGAAAATCTCTTAAAGATCAGGGTGTTAATCCCGAACTTGTTGAAGCTCTTGATTTCCTGGGAATCTCCGGCGTAGCCAATGTTCTGGCAGCAATCAAGTTCGCCAAATACAACGAACTGACTAACGATGACTATGTTGTGACAATTGCGACAGACTCCATGGAACTCTACGGTTCCAGAATCAAGGAGCTGGAAAAAGAGAGAGGCGTTTACTCCGAAGGCGATGCCCAGAGAGATATCGAACTCCTCCACGGCATGACTTACGATAACACGAAAGAGCTTTCCTACTACGACAGAAAGACCATCCACAATCTGAAATATTACACCTGGATAGAACAGCAGGGATCTGAACTCACAGAGCTCAACGCTCAGTGGTACGATCATGATAACTACTGGTATAAGACTTTTGAACAGGTAGATAGGATCGATGAACTGATCAATGACTTCAACGATAAAACCGGTTTACTGAAATAG
- the fabF gene encoding beta-ketoacyl-ACP synthase II, with protein sequence MKRVVITGMGTVNPLAHNVNETWDKVLKGESGIARIKRFDPSRCTSQVAGEVKDFSRENLYINPKKGNRLDDFVAYAAHALKEAKTQSGFSVEENPWRVGITLGSGLGGIDAAVTNVTGLNEKGISGISPMYIPQTIGNIAAGFLSMEYGFKGPNMSMQTACATANHSIATALMIIQSGQADVMVAGGTESGVNELIVGAFGRMRALSTSYNDTPEKASRPYDKGRDGFVIAEGAAVLILEEYEHAKARGAEILCELFSVGMSGDAYDLVMPDPEGNGAYQAMKSACEMAKIDPSELNYINAHGTSTPLGDIGESKGIYKLVGDDQSRLSVGSTKSMHGHLLGATAGLEAIFAVKSVMDNKIPANINIENLDPDVAVSCINREVVEREVNYALSNSFGFGGHNSSLIVGKVR encoded by the coding sequence TTGAAACGAGTCGTAATAACAGGGATGGGGACCGTCAATCCTCTGGCCCATAATGTCAATGAAACCTGGGACAAAGTATTAAAAGGGGAGAGCGGTATTGCCCGAATCAAACGTTTTGACCCATCGCGATGCACCTCTCAGGTCGCCGGGGAAGTAAAAGACTTCAGCAGGGAGAACCTGTACATAAATCCCAAGAAAGGGAACCGTCTCGATGATTTTGTCGCCTATGCGGCCCATGCATTAAAAGAAGCCAAAACCCAGTCCGGTTTTTCCGTCGAAGAGAATCCCTGGAGAGTGGGAATTACCCTGGGAAGCGGCCTCGGCGGTATCGACGCGGCTGTAACAAATGTCACGGGCCTTAACGAAAAAGGCATCAGCGGAATCAGTCCTATGTATATACCCCAGACTATCGGAAACATCGCCGCGGGATTTCTCAGTATGGAGTACGGATTCAAAGGCCCCAATATGAGCATGCAGACCGCTTGCGCCACTGCCAATCACTCGATAGCTACGGCGCTGATGATCATACAGTCGGGACAGGCCGATGTTATGGTGGCCGGAGGAACGGAGAGCGGGGTCAATGAGCTGATCGTGGGAGCTTTCGGACGAATGCGGGCTCTTTCCACGAGTTACAACGATACGCCGGAAAAAGCATCCAGACCTTATGATAAAGGACGCGACGGATTCGTAATCGCCGAAGGCGCTGCGGTTCTGATTCTCGAAGAGTATGAACACGCGAAGGCGAGAGGCGCTGAGATTCTCTGCGAACTCTTCTCCGTGGGGATGTCGGGAGACGCCTATGACCTCGTTATGCCCGATCCCGAAGGAAACGGAGCCTATCAGGCTATGAAATCCGCCTGCGAGATGGCGAAGATCGATCCATCGGAGCTGAATTATATCAATGCCCATGGAACATCGACTCCTCTCGGTGATATCGGTGAGTCCAAGGGAATCTACAAACTGGTCGGCGATGATCAGAGCCGTCTTTCCGTAGGATCGACCAAATCAATGCACGGTCATCTTCTCGGAGCGACAGCCGGGCTGGAAGCCATATTTGCTGTAAAATCGGTGATGGATAATAAAATCCCCGCCAACATCAATATCGAGAATCTTGATCCCGATGTGGCTGTATCCTGCATCAACAGGGAAGTTGTTGAAAGAGAGGTCAATTACGCTCTGTCCAATTCCTTCGGTTTCGGCGGACATAACTCCAGTCTTATTGTTGGAAAAGTGAGATGA
- a CDS encoding DUF58 domain-containing protein, with translation MSRYYSLVLTASILLIASLMTRTSFPLYLMLPLLWRFIRKDTPEFCPFEVERDIKEKRLIRDGETDIILTVRNRGKKAARIRIVEQLPAGLALTEGDTNLFTKLKAGESAAMKYRIRSGRGRHRFAAVRITVWNAMGLEKSEYEIEKESEIITMATTGHLSSLPINVRKTLVFAGLNPSGQGGDGVYFHDVREYRPGDPLRHIHWNGVAKNPDKLITREFEQERVSDIGIILDARNDAYYQYGINTYIEETIDAAAALSGILLSLQNRVGLMIYGRFLDWTMPGYGKMQQERIRRALSSVTTGNHHVFKTLKNLPTNLFPERSQLIFISPLLDSDLEFLKRLRGRGYAIIVISPDCLSRTTDSYDPLTREIASIQRNMLLKDLERSGITVLNWNMKHSMEKLIQLNKGRLRMAVRGKL, from the coding sequence TTGAGCCGCTATTATTCCCTGGTTCTGACAGCCTCTATTCTCTTAATCGCCTCGCTGATGACCCGGACCTCTTTTCCGCTCTACCTTATGCTCCCTCTCCTCTGGAGGTTTATCAGAAAAGATACTCCGGAATTCTGCCCTTTTGAAGTCGAGAGGGATATTAAGGAAAAACGCCTTATCCGCGACGGGGAAACTGATATCATTCTGACGGTGAGGAATCGGGGGAAGAAGGCGGCCAGGATCCGCATTGTAGAACAACTGCCTGCCGGTCTCGCGCTTACTGAAGGCGATACAAATCTTTTTACCAAACTGAAAGCCGGGGAATCGGCTGCTATGAAATACCGGATCCGCTCAGGGAGAGGTCGGCACCGCTTTGCAGCTGTGAGAATAACTGTATGGAATGCAATGGGACTCGAAAAAAGCGAATATGAAATCGAAAAGGAAAGCGAAATCATTACCATGGCTACTACCGGACATTTGAGTTCCTTGCCTATCAATGTGAGAAAAACGCTTGTCTTTGCCGGCCTTAATCCTTCGGGCCAGGGGGGAGACGGGGTTTATTTTCACGACGTGAGAGAATACAGACCGGGAGACCCTCTTCGCCATATCCACTGGAATGGCGTTGCGAAAAATCCCGACAAACTGATAACCCGGGAGTTCGAACAGGAAAGGGTTTCCGATATCGGCATCATTCTGGATGCGCGAAACGATGCTTACTATCAGTACGGTATCAACACTTATATCGAAGAGACTATCGATGCCGCTGCAGCGCTGAGCGGGATTCTTCTGAGCCTTCAGAACAGAGTGGGACTGATGATTTACGGTCGTTTTCTCGATTGGACCATGCCGGGATACGGGAAAATGCAGCAGGAGAGAATCCGTCGGGCACTCTCTTCGGTAACAACAGGAAACCATCATGTTTTCAAAACTTTGAAAAATCTTCCGACCAACCTTTTTCCTGAAAGATCTCAGCTTATATTCATCAGCCCTCTGCTGGATAGCGACCTGGAATTTCTCAAACGGCTCAGAGGTCGGGGATATGCGATAATAGTGATCTCTCCCGACTGCCTATCCCGGACTACAGACTCATATGATCCATTAACACGGGAGATCGCTTCAATACAAAGGAATATGCTATTGAAAGACCTTGAGAGATCGGGCATTACCGTGCTCAACTGGAACATGAAGCACAGTATGGAAAAGCTGATCCAGCTGAACAAGGGAAGGCTGCGCATGGCTGTCAGGGGGAAATTATGA
- a CDS encoding AAA family ATPase: MMIDVKSSTAAIIDEIEKGVIGKREVLEELMAAVLSGGHILFEDFPGLAKTLIANSLASSLGLTFRRVQFTPDLLPGDITGGYIFNRMESRFDLKKGPVFTNILLADEINRASPKTQSALLEAMQEKQVTIEGDTYPLPDPFIVIATQNPVEYEGTFPLPEAQLDRFMVRLSVGYPTVAEEREILSRRRIRKTDEVAIEAVTDSAALKEMRDVVESVHLDGDLEEYIVKLIAGTRHDQRIRVGSSPRGSLALMKLAMSHAAIAGRDYVLPDDIKKYLIPALSHRIMLEPDYWMRKHAAEDILTAIGKNIPVPVLEKR; the protein is encoded by the coding sequence ATGATGATTGATGTGAAAAGCAGCACAGCCGCTATTATCGATGAGATAGAAAAAGGCGTTATCGGGAAAAGGGAAGTTCTTGAAGAATTAATGGCAGCCGTCCTGAGCGGGGGACATATCCTTTTTGAAGATTTTCCAGGACTGGCCAAGACGCTGATCGCCAACAGCCTGGCTTCATCTCTGGGACTGACCTTCCGGAGAGTGCAGTTTACACCGGATCTGCTACCGGGTGACATCACCGGCGGTTATATATTCAACAGGATGGAGAGCCGCTTTGATTTGAAAAAAGGGCCGGTTTTTACCAACATCCTCCTGGCCGACGAAATAAACAGGGCATCTCCCAAAACCCAGTCGGCTCTGTTGGAAGCCATGCAGGAAAAACAGGTGACCATCGAAGGAGATACCTATCCCCTCCCCGATCCCTTTATTGTCATTGCGACCCAGAATCCCGTTGAGTACGAAGGAACGTTCCCCCTCCCGGAAGCGCAGCTGGATCGTTTTATGGTCAGGCTGTCAGTCGGATATCCCACGGTCGCAGAGGAAAGAGAAATCCTCAGCCGGCGGAGAATCCGGAAAACAGATGAGGTGGCCATTGAAGCCGTGACAGACAGCGCCGCTTTAAAAGAGATGAGAGATGTTGTAGAGTCTGTCCATCTAGATGGCGACCTGGAAGAGTATATCGTCAAACTGATAGCCGGGACGAGACATGATCAGAGAATACGGGTAGGCTCAAGCCCCCGCGGATCACTGGCTCTCATGAAACTGGCCATGTCCCATGCGGCAATCGCCGGAAGAGATTATGTTCTCCCCGACGATATAAAAAAATATCTGATTCCGGCTTTGAGCCATCGCATTATGCTTGAACCTGATTACTGGATGAGAAAACACGCGGCGGAAGACATTCTCACAGCCATAGGAAAGAATATACCCGTACCGGTTCTGGAAAAAAGGTAG